In the genome of Siniperca chuatsi isolate FFG_IHB_CAS linkage group LG17, ASM2008510v1, whole genome shotgun sequence, one region contains:
- the LOC122864762 gene encoding uncharacterized protein LOC122864762 has protein sequence MQSPPFPAGSQQHQPLGTLLDCSSPLSQDSLLDRNRLLSRLDRSITNPSSPLDRSRLLSWLDRNRLLSQLELSNTNPLSQLDRSRVFSPLDRSSPLSLGALLDHSRLLSRLDRSSTKRWAPCWIAAAPCPRILRWIATASFPGWIAATPIPRRHWIAVASFPGWIATASFPGWIAVTPNPRRRWIAVASCPGWIAAAPIPRCCCLYLPLYLALKDQPAPHHKSPLH, from the exons atgcagtcgcctcctttcccggctggatcacagcagcaccaacccctgggcaccctgctggattgcagcagccccctgtcccaggattctctgctggatcgcaaccgcctcctttcccggctggatcgcagcatcACCAATCCCTcatcgccgctggatcgcagtcgcctgcTTTCCTGGTTGGATCGCAACCGCCTCCTTTCCCAGCTGGAACTCAGCAACACCAACCCCTTGTCgcagctggatcgcagtcgcgtCTTTTccccgctggatcgcagcagccccctgtccctgggcgccctgctggatcacagtcgcctcctttcccggctggatcgcagcagcaccaaacGCTGGGCgccctgctggattgcagcagccccctgtcccAGGATTCTCCGCTGGATCGCAaccgcctcctttcccggctggattgCAGCAACACCAATCCCTCGTCGCCACTGGATCGCAGTAGCGTCCTTTCCTGGTTGGATCGCAaccgcctcctttcccggctggatcgcagtaACACCAAACCCtcgtcgccgctggatcgcagttgCCTCCTGCCctggttggatcgcagcagcaccgaTCCCTCGTTGCTGCTGCCTGTACCTGCcc CTTTATTTAGCCCTGAAGGACCAGCCAGCACCTCACCACAAGTCTCCACTTCACTAA